From Erwinia sp. HDF1-3R, one genomic window encodes:
- a CDS encoding ABC transporter permease has protein sequence MNRYMLLLIARRCGAGVLTLLIVSAVVFFITSLLPGDAAQMVLGQSATPETVAALRQQLGLDQPLLMRYLHWLTGMLHGDFGTSFASHLPVSQLVAQRLPATFELAGLTTLVSVPLALLIGLTAAMKRGSRFDRGLMMATLAVVAVPEFLVATVAVIIFAVRLHWVPAMSPGTPPADLLSYLRNYALPVLTLCCVLVAQMARMTRSALINQMDSPYLEMTLLKGVSPLRAILRHALPNAVGPIANAISLSLSYLFGGVIIIESIFSYPGVASQLVDAVSNRDLPVVQLCVMLFAVCYLLLLLLADILTIAFNPKGRG, from the coding sequence ATGAACCGCTATATGCTCCTCCTGATTGCCCGCCGCTGTGGGGCGGGTGTGCTTACCCTGCTGATTGTTTCGGCGGTGGTGTTTTTTATCACCAGCCTGCTGCCGGGTGACGCGGCGCAGATGGTACTGGGCCAGAGTGCCACCCCGGAAACGGTCGCAGCCCTGCGGCAGCAGCTCGGGCTGGATCAGCCCCTGCTGATGCGCTATCTGCACTGGCTGACCGGTATGCTGCACGGCGATTTCGGCACCTCGTTTGCCAGTCATCTGCCGGTCTCGCAGCTGGTGGCCCAGCGCCTGCCCGCCACCTTTGAGCTGGCCGGGCTGACTACGCTGGTGTCGGTGCCGCTGGCGCTGCTGATTGGGCTGACGGCGGCAATGAAGCGCGGCTCGCGCTTCGATCGCGGGCTGATGATGGCGACCCTGGCGGTGGTGGCGGTGCCGGAGTTTCTGGTGGCGACCGTGGCGGTGATTATCTTTGCCGTCAGGCTGCACTGGGTGCCTGCGATGTCGCCCGGCACGCCCCCGGCTGACCTTCTCAGCTACCTGCGGAATTATGCCCTACCGGTGCTGACGCTCTGCTGCGTGCTGGTGGCACAGATGGCGCGCATGACCCGCTCGGCGCTGATTAACCAGATGGACAGCCCTTATCTGGAGATGACGCTGCTAAAAGGCGTGTCGCCGCTGCGCGCGATACTGCGCCATGCGCTGCCGAATGCGGTCGGGCCGATTGCTAATGCCATCTCTCTCAGTCTCTCTTACCTGTTTGGCGGGGTCATTATTATCGAAAGCATCTTTAGCTATCCCGGCGTAGCCAGCCAGCTGGTGGATGCGGTGAGCAACCGCGATCTGCCGGTGGTGCAGCTCTGCGTCATGCTGTTCGCCGTCTGTTATCTGCTGCTGCTGTTGCTGGCGGATATCCTCACCATTGCTTTTAATCCCAAAGGGAGGGGCTGA
- a CDS encoding ABC transporter permease: MSVLTLPWRFFLSLSGSGRAGLVVTLIWIFLALFGSALAPHNLEDIGAGPMLGGFSRDFWFGTDYLGRDMLSRILFGARYSIGLALSAALLASLIGTLLALLAAVAGRWLEEILGRINDAMLVLPGKILALMIVAVFGSSLPMLIVTAVFTYWPGAYRIAWAMAANLRSMDYVEASRLRGESRIYIALHDILPNMVHPMLTDFGLRFVYIVLLLSGLSFLGLGVQPPYADWGTLVRENLQGLFDGSPAVLMPALAIASLTIGANLFIDSLQAMRPLSQAKGVA; this comes from the coding sequence ATGTCGGTTCTCACACTTCCCTGGCGTTTCTTTCTGTCGCTCAGCGGCAGCGGGCGGGCGGGTCTGGTGGTGACCCTGATCTGGATATTTCTCGCCCTGTTTGGATCCGCACTGGCCCCGCATAATCTGGAGGACATTGGCGCAGGCCCGATGCTCGGCGGATTCAGCAGGGATTTCTGGTTCGGCACTGATTATCTCGGGCGCGACATGCTGAGCCGCATCCTCTTTGGCGCGCGCTACTCGATTGGCCTGGCGCTCAGCGCGGCGCTGCTGGCCAGCCTGATCGGTACGCTGCTGGCGCTGCTGGCCGCCGTGGCGGGACGCTGGTTAGAGGAGATCCTCGGCAGGATCAACGACGCCATGCTGGTGCTGCCCGGCAAAATCCTCGCACTGATGATCGTGGCGGTCTTCGGCTCCTCGCTGCCGATGCTGATCGTTACCGCCGTCTTTACCTACTGGCCCGGTGCCTACCGTATTGCGTGGGCGATGGCGGCCAACCTGCGCTCAATGGATTACGTTGAGGCGTCGCGGCTGCGCGGTGAGAGCCGCATTTATATTGCGCTTCACGATATCCTGCCCAACATGGTGCACCCGATGCTGACCGACTTCGGCCTGCGCTTTGTTTATATCGTTCTGCTGCTCAGCGGCCTGAGCTTCCTTGGCCTGGGGGTGCAGCCGCCCTATGCGGACTGGGGTACGCTGGTGCGTGAGAATTTACAGGGGCTGTTTGACGGGTCTCCGGCGGTACTGATGCCCGCGCTGGCTATTGCCAGCCTGACCATCGGTGCCAATCTGTTTATCGACAGCCTTCAGGCAATGCGTCCGCTGAGCCAGGCGAAGGGGGTAGCATGA
- a CDS encoding ABC transporter substrate-binding protein has translation MSKFRKEFGRVNPSLSQAINEVSLSRRSIMKLLSAGAVMSTGLVAFPAISAAAETPVKGGRLRAAVANASATDTLDPAKGNNSGDYTRQFMFYSGLTELDKKLVAQPALAESIESSDGISWQIKLRPGVTFHDGKALTAQDVVFSLSRHKDPAVASTAINQAKQFSSITAVSPTEVKLVLTQPNFDIPTVLATSPFLILQDGTKDFNKAVGTGPYQCKSFTPGVSTVGVKNPHYWKPGLPHLDEVELMGVTDQAARVNALMSGDLHIVATLTANDVKRLRQSGQFGVLESKSGMYTNLIVRTDMKPGSSEDFVLGMKYLQPREIMVKTVMQGFGEVANDTPVPPWHPLFNKEIPQRPMDVEKARFHFKKAGMAGASAEIITTQNIEGSVEGGQLIQQLGRSAGVNFQVRRVPYDGYWSTHWTKDPLGYGSINPRPTLDLLFSQFYLSDAPNNESGWKNPQFDQLVVAARGERDQAKRKQMYGDMQALIYNHCGTIIPTFISSLDGHSSRVKGVEAWPSGMMMGYRFHEFAWLS, from the coding sequence ATGAGTAAATTTCGCAAAGAATTTGGTCGTGTTAACCCGTCCTTAAGCCAGGCGATTAATGAGGTCTCCCTGTCGCGCCGCAGCATCATGAAGCTGCTGTCGGCGGGGGCGGTAATGAGTACCGGGCTGGTGGCGTTCCCGGCGATAAGCGCCGCGGCTGAGACGCCGGTAAAGGGCGGCAGGCTGCGTGCGGCGGTGGCGAATGCCTCGGCGACCGACACCCTGGACCCGGCAAAGGGCAACAACAGCGGTGACTACACCCGCCAGTTTATGTTCTACAGCGGCCTGACCGAGCTGGATAAAAAGCTGGTCGCCCAGCCCGCGCTGGCCGAATCCATTGAAAGCAGCGACGGTATCAGCTGGCAGATCAAACTGCGGCCGGGCGTCACCTTCCACGATGGCAAAGCGCTGACCGCGCAGGATGTGGTGTTTTCGCTCAGCCGCCATAAAGATCCCGCCGTTGCTTCCACAGCGATTAACCAGGCGAAGCAGTTCAGCAGCATCACCGCCGTCAGCCCCACCGAAGTGAAGCTGGTTTTGACCCAGCCTAATTTCGATATACCTACCGTGCTGGCGACCAGCCCGTTTTTAATCCTTCAGGACGGCACGAAGGATTTCAATAAGGCCGTCGGCACCGGCCCTTATCAGTGCAAATCCTTTACGCCCGGCGTCAGTACGGTCGGGGTGAAGAACCCCCACTACTGGAAGCCTGGCCTGCCGCACCTGGACGAGGTGGAGCTGATGGGCGTTACCGATCAGGCCGCCCGCGTTAACGCCCTGATGTCCGGCGATCTGCATATCGTTGCCACGCTTACCGCTAATGATGTTAAGCGTCTGCGCCAGTCCGGCCAGTTTGGCGTGCTGGAGAGCAAGTCCGGCATGTACACCAACCTGATTGTTCGTACCGATATGAAGCCCGGCAGCAGTGAGGATTTCGTGCTGGGCATGAAGTATCTCCAGCCGCGCGAGATTATGGTGAAAACCGTGATGCAGGGCTTTGGCGAGGTGGCGAACGATACGCCGGTGCCGCCGTGGCATCCGCTGTTTAATAAGGAGATCCCCCAGCGGCCAATGGACGTTGAAAAGGCGCGCTTTCACTTTAAAAAAGCCGGGATGGCGGGCGCCAGCGCCGAGATTATCACCACCCAGAATATCGAGGGATCGGTGGAGGGCGGACAGCTTATTCAGCAGCTCGGCCGTTCGGCCGGGGTGAATTTCCAGGTACGGCGCGTTCCCTACGACGGCTACTGGTCAACGCACTGGACTAAAGATCCGCTCGGCTACGGCTCCATCAACCCGCGCCCGACGCTCGATCTGCTCTTCTCACAGTTTTACCTCTCCGACGCCCCCAATAATGAGTCCGGATGGAAAAACCCGCAGTTCGACCAGCTGGTGGTGGCGGCGCGCGGCGAACGCGACCAGGCAAAGCGCAAACAGATGTACGGCGATATGCAGGCGCTGATTTACAACCACTGCGGCACGATTATTCCCACCTTTATCAGCTCACTGGATGGGCACAGCAGCCGGGTGAAAGGGGTGGAAGCCTGGCCGTCGGGCATGATGATGGGCTATCGCTTCCACGAATTCGCCTGGCTTTCCTGA
- a CDS encoding FAD-binding oxidoreductase — protein MKLESFWQVTAPVFTGASQGELPATADVVVIGGGFTGISAALSLARSGLKVVVLEAGAVMSQASSRNGGHCNTGVSQNFASLVASRGVEQASRYYRAFASAVDYVQSLVEEEQIDCDFLRCGKIKLASKPAHFSGLKATYEALKSTVDPEVELLGADEVRREVNSTAFHGGLIQRRGGQMHMGKFGVGLAQAAVSSGAEIFEHTPVTRLTRLQGYRHRVGTPGGEILADKVLMATGCSNVGPFEWFQRRIVPVGSFIVVTEPLPPEQLHALMPTNRTCVTSLNIGNYFRTTADRRLVFGGRARFAISNPTSDARSGRVLQAGLSKIFPALASAKIDYCWGGLVDMTADRLPHAGEQEGVFYSLGYSGHGTQMSVWMGRVMADIIAEKASANPWQRDSWPAVPGYFGKPWFLPVAGLYYKARDLIS, from the coding sequence TGAACTACCCGCCACGGCAGATGTGGTGGTGATTGGGGGCGGTTTTACCGGTATCTCTGCGGCGCTCAGTCTGGCGCGCAGCGGACTTAAGGTGGTGGTGCTGGAAGCCGGGGCGGTGATGAGCCAGGCCTCCTCCCGCAACGGCGGCCACTGCAACACCGGCGTATCGCAGAACTTCGCTTCGCTGGTGGCCAGCCGGGGCGTTGAGCAGGCCAGCCGCTACTATCGCGCCTTCGCCAGCGCGGTTGACTACGTGCAGAGCCTGGTGGAAGAGGAGCAGATCGACTGTGATTTTCTGCGCTGCGGCAAAATTAAACTCGCCAGCAAGCCCGCGCACTTTTCCGGGCTGAAGGCCACCTACGAGGCGCTGAAAAGCACCGTCGATCCCGAGGTCGAACTGCTGGGGGCCGATGAGGTGCGGCGTGAGGTCAACTCGACTGCCTTTCACGGCGGGCTGATTCAGCGGCGCGGCGGGCAGATGCATATGGGGAAATTTGGCGTGGGCCTGGCGCAGGCGGCGGTCAGCAGCGGCGCTGAGATTTTCGAGCATACGCCGGTTACCCGACTGACGCGTCTCCAGGGATACCGACATCGGGTCGGCACACCCGGCGGTGAGATCCTCGCCGATAAAGTGCTGATGGCCACCGGCTGCTCGAACGTCGGCCCCTTTGAGTGGTTCCAGCGCCGCATTGTCCCGGTAGGCAGCTTTATCGTGGTCACCGAGCCGCTGCCGCCTGAACAGCTTCACGCGCTGATGCCCACTAACCGCACCTGCGTTACCTCCCTGAATATCGGCAACTATTTCCGCACCACCGCCGATCGGCGCCTGGTGTTCGGCGGCCGCGCCCGCTTCGCCATCAGTAATCCCACCTCCGATGCGCGCAGCGGCCGGGTGTTACAGGCTGGCCTGAGCAAAATTTTTCCTGCGCTCGCGTCGGCAAAAATCGACTACTGCTGGGGTGGCCTGGTGGATATGACGGCAGACAGGCTACCGCATGCGGGCGAACAGGAGGGGGTGTTTTATTCGCTGGGCTACAGCGGTCACGGCACCCAGATGTCGGTATGGATGGGCCGCGTGATGGCCGACATCATTGCCGAAAAAGCGTCCGCTAACCCCTGGCAGCGCGACAGCTGGCCCGCCGTACCCGGCTACTTTGGAAAACCCTGGTTCCTGCCGGTGGCGGGGCTGTATTACAAAGCTCGGGATCTGATCTCCTGA
- a CDS encoding ABC transporter ATP-binding protein, whose translation MTVTAHTARPVVAVNHLRVTARSDEGQEISLVSDIRFSVQKGEVLALIGESGSGKTTIALALMGYARHGCRIAEGDIHVAGTDVTALTAKQLCQFRGNKVAYIAQSAAASFNPAMKIMDQVVEPVVIHGVMSRAKAEEKAIALFRELALPHPDTIGSRYPHQVSGGQLQRLMTAMALIGDPEVVILDEPTTALDVTTQVEVLKAFRRVVRQRGMTAIYVSHDLAVVAQMADRILVLLKGRVAEYATTEDLLRAPGAQYSQQLLEAARQKPRPSPWRPEESGIQPLLEVRDLSAGYGPLNAQGEPKIPILHDINFRLYRGQAIGIIGESGSGKTTLAHAIAGMNPPSKGHLLFNGHYIASALRQRPENELRRIQYVFQMADTALNPAHSVEKILSRPLKLFHGLRGAALQQRLFSLLELVRLPRSVLWRRPWALSGGQKQRVNLARALAAEPDLILCDEVTSALDTVVAAAILDLITELRRELGLSVLFISHDLHAVRSVCDEIIVVKSGRMVTQVARADYDKPSTDLYYERLKRAVPELRQGWLDEHDASDIAL comes from the coding sequence ATGACGGTAACGGCACACACGGCACGACCTGTCGTCGCGGTAAACCATCTCCGCGTCACTGCCCGGTCGGATGAGGGGCAGGAGATTTCGCTGGTTTCCGATATCCGCTTTTCCGTGCAGAAGGGCGAGGTGCTGGCGCTGATCGGCGAGTCAGGATCGGGCAAAACCACCATCGCGCTGGCGCTGATGGGCTATGCCCGCCATGGTTGCCGCATCGCGGAAGGGGATATCCACGTGGCGGGAACCGACGTCACCGCGCTGACGGCAAAACAGCTCTGTCAGTTTCGCGGTAATAAAGTGGCCTATATCGCCCAAAGCGCGGCAGCGTCGTTTAATCCGGCGATGAAAATTATGGATCAGGTGGTGGAGCCGGTAGTGATCCATGGGGTGATGAGCCGTGCCAAAGCCGAGGAGAAAGCCATCGCGCTGTTCCGCGAACTGGCGCTGCCTCATCCTGACACCATCGGCAGCCGCTATCCGCACCAGGTCTCCGGCGGGCAGCTACAGCGGCTGATGACCGCGATGGCGCTGATCGGCGACCCCGAGGTGGTTATCCTTGACGAACCCACTACCGCGCTGGACGTGACCACGCAGGTTGAAGTGCTTAAGGCATTCCGGCGCGTGGTGCGCCAGCGCGGCATGACCGCCATTTACGTTAGTCACGATCTGGCGGTAGTGGCTCAGATGGCCGATCGCATCCTGGTGCTGCTGAAAGGCAGGGTTGCTGAATATGCCACCACTGAAGACCTGCTCCGCGCGCCCGGGGCACAATATAGCCAGCAGCTGCTGGAAGCGGCGAGACAGAAGCCCCGGCCCAGCCCGTGGCGACCGGAAGAGTCAGGCATCCAGCCGCTGCTGGAGGTGCGCGACCTGTCGGCGGGCTATGGCCCGCTCAATGCGCAGGGTGAGCCGAAAATCCCGATTCTGCACGACATTAATTTTCGTCTCTATCGCGGGCAGGCGATCGGCATTATTGGCGAATCCGGCTCGGGCAAAACCACGCTGGCGCACGCCATTGCCGGGATGAATCCCCCTTCAAAGGGGCATCTGCTGTTTAACGGTCACTATATTGCCAGCGCGCTGCGGCAGCGCCCGGAGAATGAGCTGCGGCGCATTCAGTACGTGTTCCAGATGGCCGATACCGCGTTGAACCCGGCGCACAGCGTTGAAAAAATTCTCAGCCGACCGCTGAAGCTGTTCCACGGGCTGCGCGGTGCCGCGCTCCAGCAGCGCCTTTTTAGCCTGCTTGAACTGGTCCGGCTGCCGCGCAGCGTATTGTGGCGACGCCCCTGGGCGCTCTCCGGCGGCCAGAAACAGCGGGTGAATCTGGCCCGCGCGCTGGCGGCTGAACCCGACCTGATCCTCTGCGATGAGGTGACCTCGGCGCTGGACACGGTCGTGGCCGCGGCGATCCTCGATCTGATCACCGAGCTGCGCCGCGAGCTGGGGCTGTCGGTGCTGTTTATCAGCCACGATCTGCATGCGGTGCGGTCGGTCTGTGACGAAATTATCGTGGTGAAAAGTGGCCGGATGGTGACGCAGGTGGCGCGGGCCGACTACGATAAGCCTTCCACCGATCTCTATTACGAGCGACTGAAGCGGGCGGTGCCGGAGCTGCGACAGGGCTGGCTGGACGAGCACGATGCCAGCGATATTGCGCTTTAA